A single region of the Pseudomonas sp. B21-023 genome encodes:
- the rpsO gene encoding 30S ribosomal protein S15, producing the protein MALSVEEKAQIVADYQQAAGDTGSPEVQVALLTFNINKLQGHFKANEKDHHSRRGLIRMVNQRRKLLDYLKGKDTTRYSALIGRLGLRR; encoded by the coding sequence ATGGCCCTCAGCGTCGAAGAAAAAGCTCAGATCGTTGCAGACTATCAGCAAGCCGCCGGCGACACCGGTAGCCCGGAAGTACAGGTTGCCCTGCTGACCTTCAACATCAACAAGCTGCAAGGCCACTTCAAGGCCAACGAAAAAGACCACCACTCCCGTCGTGGTCTGATCCGTATGGTCAACCAGCGTCGTAAGCTGCTGGATTACCTGAAGGGTAAAGACACCACTCGTTACAGCGCCCTGATCGGTCGCCTGGGCCTGCGTCGCTAA
- a CDS encoding BON domain-containing protein — protein sequence MKKFAIAAATATALTLTMANAAFAAQSTQAPMTLAAGEVTKAKEATSDTWITTKVKADLMTEKGVPGSDIKVETNKGVVSLSSDVAITDAQKEMAVAIAKKIKGVQAVSADGLKAE from the coding sequence ATGAAGAAGTTCGCCATTGCTGCCGCTACTGCTACCGCTCTGACCCTGACCATGGCTAACGCGGCTTTTGCTGCCCAGTCCACCCAGGCCCCGATGACGCTTGCGGCCGGTGAGGTGACCAAAGCCAAGGAAGCCACTTCCGACACCTGGATCACCACCAAGGTGAAGGCTGACCTGATGACCGAGAAAGGCGTGCCGGGCAGTGACATCAAGGTTGAAACCAACAAAGGCGTAGTGTCCCTGTCCTCGGACGTGGCCATTACCGATGCGCAGAAGGAAATGGCGGTTGCCATCGCCAAGAAGATCAAGGGCGTACAGGCCGTCTCGGCTGATGGCCTGAAAGCCGAATAA
- a CDS encoding DUF748 domain-containing protein: protein MPKGLTRALGALVALVALYSLLGFFILPGIALRIANQQLAQYATVPAHLQRIELNPFSLELTLWGLQIGEPGKEQVGFERLYANLSLDSLWTKAVRLDAVELDKPRTELLFAKDGSLNLAQLFKLPPSEPKAEEPPSDPFPLRIASIKLSEGYLHFQDLRPSEPIEFLYDSMNLELKNLSTLPDDNADMTLVANGPAGGRIDWTGTLSLTPIASEGTLKVTDGKMKLFWPYVRDAVPLVLEDGMVSLDTHYKLNLSKETELLLDNTSVRVAPFAIKAPDGRPLARLASLEVSETSIDLAKQLVTVGKIRSDKLETWAALEKDGQLDWQKLFASQPAKATPKEKAEPAAAEPTPEEQAAKEPSKPWQVLLKDVQARNYMVHLADRSQKEPVALDVGPLNLDLQNFDSLNQSPFTLKLDTGVGKQGKLQAAGQVNLAPVSAKLDVATRDIDLRVAQAYISPFIRLELRSGMLSSDLKVDLKSTEPLAFSITGKAQANQLHTLDTIKNRDFVKWQQVNVDGLSYVHGDALSIDKVTLLQPYARFIINEDRTTNVDDLLIPQPADKPATAPSKPAAAGSGKELGIRIGQISINDGSANFADLTLTPNFATAVQQLNGQIGTIDNRKPLPAKVDIKGKVDRYAPVTIKGALNPFNPLASLDIATSFKRVELTTLTPYSGKFAGMRIRKGRLNLDLHYLITNGQLKAENKVVIEQLQLGEKVDSPDAVDLPIRLAVALLKDTEGRISIELPVSGDLNNPQFSVMPIVWQTLRNLVLRAAQAPFKLLGGLVAGGGAEDLGNVSFAPGSSDLTPDVQTSLDKLASALKERPELRLEIEGTAAQSSDGPLIAQQRLEREYQATWYKILQRRGDKVPANASLLVVDDSDKPAMLEGIYRTRLKQQPPAEWQDLGRDERSAKLREAVIKSWAESAVLLRNLGQERASSIKDYLVDKGQLEDDRVYFIDTNLGQAESDGRVVTPMHLDAE from the coding sequence ATGCCCAAAGGATTGACCCGCGCCCTCGGCGCACTCGTGGCCCTCGTGGCCCTGTACAGCCTGCTCGGCTTTTTCATTCTCCCCGGCATCGCCCTGCGCATCGCCAACCAGCAATTGGCGCAGTACGCCACGGTGCCGGCACACCTGCAGCGCATCGAGCTCAATCCGTTCAGCCTCGAGCTGACCCTGTGGGGCCTGCAGATCGGCGAGCCCGGCAAGGAGCAGGTCGGCTTCGAACGTCTCTACGCCAACCTGTCCCTCGACAGCTTATGGACCAAGGCCGTGCGCCTGGACGCGGTGGAGCTGGACAAGCCGCGCACCGAGCTGCTGTTCGCCAAGGACGGCAGCCTCAACCTGGCCCAGCTGTTCAAGCTCCCGCCCAGCGAGCCCAAGGCCGAGGAACCGCCAAGCGACCCGTTCCCGCTGCGCATCGCCAGCATCAAGCTGAGCGAGGGCTACCTGCACTTCCAGGACCTGCGCCCGAGCGAGCCGATCGAGTTTCTCTACGACTCGATGAACCTGGAACTGAAGAACCTCAGCACCCTCCCCGACGACAACGCCGACATGACCCTGGTGGCCAACGGCCCGGCGGGTGGGCGCATCGACTGGACCGGCACGCTCAGCCTGACGCCGATCGCTTCCGAGGGCACGCTGAAAGTCACCGACGGCAAGATGAAGCTCTTCTGGCCTTACGTGCGCGACGCCGTGCCGCTGGTGCTGGAAGACGGCATGGTCAGTCTCGACACCCACTACAAGCTCAACCTTTCCAAGGAAACCGAACTGCTGCTGGACAACACTTCGGTGCGGGTCGCGCCCTTCGCCATCAAGGCCCCGGATGGTCGCCCACTGGCGCGCCTGGCCAGCCTGGAGGTGAGTGAAACCTCCATCGACCTGGCCAAGCAACTGGTCACCGTCGGCAAGATCCGCAGCGACAAGCTGGAAACCTGGGCGGCCCTGGAGAAGGACGGCCAGCTCGACTGGCAGAAGCTGTTCGCCAGCCAGCCGGCCAAGGCCACGCCAAAGGAGAAGGCCGAGCCCGCCGCCGCCGAGCCAACCCCGGAAGAACAGGCTGCCAAAGAGCCGAGCAAGCCCTGGCAGGTCCTGCTCAAGGACGTGCAGGCGCGCAACTACATGGTCCACCTGGCAGACCGTAGCCAGAAAGAGCCCGTGGCCCTGGATGTCGGCCCGCTCAACCTCGACCTGCAGAATTTCGACAGCCTCAACCAGTCGCCCTTCACCCTCAAGCTCGACACCGGCGTGGGCAAGCAGGGCAAGCTGCAGGCCGCAGGCCAGGTCAACCTGGCACCGGTCTCGGCCAAGCTCGACGTCGCCACCCGCGATATCGACCTGCGGGTGGCGCAGGCCTACATCAGCCCGTTCATCCGCCTGGAGCTGCGCAGCGGCATGCTTTCCAGCGACCTCAAGGTCGATCTGAAGAGTACCGAGCCACTGGCCTTCAGCATTACCGGCAAGGCCCAGGCCAACCAGTTGCATACACTGGACACCATCAAGAACCGCGACTTCGTCAAATGGCAGCAGGTCAACGTCGATGGCCTGTCGTATGTGCACGGCGACGCCCTGTCCATCGACAAGGTGACACTGCTGCAACCCTACGCACGCTTCATCATCAACGAAGACCGCACCACCAACGTCGACGACCTGCTGATCCCGCAACCCGCCGACAAGCCTGCCACGGCCCCGAGCAAGCCCGCCGCTGCCGGTAGCGGCAAGGAACTGGGCATCCGCATCGGCCAGATCAGCATCAATGACGGCTCGGCCAACTTCGCCGACCTGACCCTGACACCTAACTTCGCCACCGCGGTACAGCAGCTCAACGGCCAGATCGGCACCATCGACAACCGCAAGCCGCTCCCGGCCAAGGTCGACATAAAGGGCAAGGTGGACCGTTACGCGCCTGTGACCATCAAGGGCGCGCTCAACCCGTTCAACCCACTGGCCAGCCTCGACATCGCCACCAGCTTCAAGCGTGTCGAGCTGACAACCCTGACGCCCTACTCCGGCAAGTTCGCCGGTATGCGTATCCGCAAGGGCAGGTTGAACCTCGATCTGCATTACCTGATCACCAACGGCCAGCTCAAGGCCGAGAACAAGGTGGTGATCGAGCAACTGCAGCTGGGCGAGAAGGTCGACAGCCCGGATGCCGTGGACCTGCCGATCCGCCTGGCGGTGGCCTTGCTCAAGGATACCGAAGGCAGGATTTCCATCGAGCTACCAGTGTCGGGCGACCTCAACAACCCACAGTTCAGCGTGATGCCGATCGTCTGGCAGACCCTGCGCAACCTGGTGCTGCGCGCGGCGCAGGCGCCGTTCAAGCTGCTTGGCGGGCTGGTCGCCGGTGGCGGCGCGGAGGATCTGGGCAATGTCTCGTTCGCGCCGGGCTCCAGCGACCTCACCCCCGACGTGCAAACATCCCTGGACAAGCTCGCCTCGGCCCTCAAGGAGCGCCCCGAGCTGCGCCTGGAAATCGAAGGCACGGCGGCCCAGAGCAGTGACGGCCCGCTGATTGCCCAGCAGCGCCTGGAGCGCGAGTACCAGGCGACCTGGTACAAGATCCTCCAGCGTCGGGGCGATAAGGTGCCCGCCAATGCTTCGTTGCTGGTAGTGGACGACAGCGACAAGCCGGCGATGCTCGAGGGCATCTACCGTACCCGCCTGAAACAGCAGCCCCCGGCTGAATGGCAGGACCTGGGCCGTGACGAGCGCAGCGCCAAGCTGCGCGAGGCGGTCATCAAGTCCTGGGCGGAAAGCGCCGTGTTGCTGCGTAACCTGGGCCAGGAGCGGGCCAGCAGCATCAAGGACTATCTGGTGGACAAGGGCCAGCTGGAAGATGACCGCGTGTACTTCATCGACACCAACCTCGGCCAGGCCGAGAGCGATGGCCGCGTGGTGACGCCGATGCACCTGGATGCCGAGTAA
- a CDS encoding VOC family protein, producing MSDLPARPGRLNGLRHIALLVPNLEECERFYVDVLGMEVLNRANEDLVYLTCGNDNLSLGRGAGAANGLQTLDHYGFIVDSVEELEAWYQYFKAHGVTLLDRPFNHGDGARSFHLLDPAGNKVQPLYHPAVSGQRLA from the coding sequence ATGTCCGATCTACCTGCCCGCCCAGGCCGTCTCAATGGCTTGCGGCACATCGCCCTGCTGGTCCCCAACCTGGAGGAGTGCGAGCGTTTCTACGTGGATGTGCTGGGCATGGAGGTGCTCAACCGTGCCAATGAAGACCTGGTCTATCTCACCTGCGGCAACGACAACCTGTCGCTCGGGCGCGGCGCAGGTGCTGCCAACGGGCTGCAGACCTTGGATCATTATGGGTTCATCGTCGACAGCGTGGAGGAGTTGGAGGCCTGGTATCAGTACTTCAAAGCCCATGGCGTGACGCTGCTGGATCGCCCGTTCAATCACGGCGATGGCGCGCGCAGCTTCCATTTGCTGGACCCGGCGGGGAACAAGGTGCAGCCGCTGTATCACCCGGCGGTATCGGGGCAGCGGCTGGCCTGA
- the infB gene encoding translation initiation factor IF-2: MTQVTVKELAQEVEAPVERLLQQMREAGLPHTDAGQVVTDNEKQTLLTHLKSSHKSKAEEPRKITLQRKTTSTLRVAGSKSISVEVRKKKVFVQRSPEEIQAEQKREQEERRAAENAARDKIEAEVRQRNEEQARRQAAETPAVAPVAKAEPAAAPVVANAPVSEDAAARAAERKKDETRRNESRTRDDDRRGGGQATAGRGEAPRMSVKVKVKEKEKAPTPRAAPRTTDEESDGFRRRGGKGKGKKRNAHGFQSPTGPVIRDVAIGETITVSDLANQMSVKGAEVVKFMFKMGTPVTINQVLDQETAQLVAEELGHKVTLISDTALEDSLAESLKFEGETTSRAPVVTVMGHVDHGKTSLLDYIRRAKVAAGEAGGITQHIGAYHVETDRGMVTFLDTPGHAAFTQMRARGAKATDIVILVVAADDGVMPQTREAVQHAKAAGVPLVVAVNKIDKPGADLDRIRNELSVEGVTSEEWGGDTPFVKVSAKMGTGVDELLEAVLLQAEILELKATPTAPGRGVVVESRLDKGRGPVATILVQDGTLRQGDMVLVGSNYGRVRAMLDENGKPVKEAGPSIPVEILGLDGTPDAGEEMSVVADEKKAREVALFRQGKFREVKLARAHAGKLENIFETMGQEEKKTLNIVLKTDVRGSLEALQGSLGGLGNDEVQVRVIGGGVGGITESDANLALASNAVLFGFNVRADAGARKIVEQEGLDMRYYNVIYDIIEDVKKALTGMLGSDVRENILGVAEVRDVFRSPKFGAIAGCMVIEGTVYRNRPIRVLRDDVVIFEGELESLRRFKDDASEVRNGMECGIGVKSYNDVKVGDKIEVFEKVQVARTL; encoded by the coding sequence ATGACGCAAGTCACGGTGAAAGAACTGGCCCAAGAGGTCGAGGCACCGGTAGAGCGCCTGCTGCAGCAGATGCGTGAGGCAGGTCTGCCGCACACCGACGCCGGTCAGGTAGTGACCGACAATGAGAAGCAGACCCTGCTGACTCATTTGAAGAGCAGCCACAAGAGCAAGGCGGAAGAGCCGCGCAAGATTACCTTGCAGCGCAAGACCACCAGCACTCTGCGTGTCGCCGGTAGCAAAAGCATCAGCGTAGAAGTACGCAAGAAGAAGGTATTCGTGCAGCGCAGCCCGGAAGAGATCCAGGCTGAGCAGAAACGCGAACAGGAAGAGCGCCGTGCGGCTGAAAACGCAGCCCGCGACAAAATTGAAGCCGAAGTTCGCCAGCGTAACGAGGAGCAGGCACGCCGTCAGGCCGCTGAAACTCCGGCCGTTGCGCCAGTGGCCAAGGCTGAACCTGCTGCTGCCCCGGTAGTGGCCAACGCACCGGTGTCCGAAGACGCTGCTGCGCGTGCTGCCGAGCGCAAGAAGGACGAGACCCGTCGTAACGAAAGCCGCACCCGTGATGACGATCGTCGCGGTGGTGGCCAAGCTACCGCCGGCCGTGGCGAAGCGCCGCGCATGTCGGTCAAGGTCAAGGTCAAGGAGAAGGAAAAGGCTCCGACTCCGCGCGCCGCGCCGCGTACCACCGATGAAGAAAGCGATGGTTTCCGTCGTCGCGGTGGCAAGGGTAAAGGCAAGAAGCGCAATGCGCATGGCTTCCAGAGCCCGACTGGCCCGGTTATCCGTGACGTGGCGATCGGCGAGACCATCACTGTCTCCGATCTGGCCAACCAGATGTCCGTCAAGGGCGCTGAAGTGGTCAAGTTCATGTTCAAGATGGGGACTCCGGTCACCATCAACCAGGTGCTCGACCAGGAAACCGCTCAGCTGGTAGCAGAAGAGCTGGGCCACAAGGTAACCCTGATCAGCGACACTGCCCTGGAAGACTCCCTGGCCGAATCGCTGAAGTTCGAAGGCGAGACCACCTCTCGTGCGCCGGTCGTGACCGTCATGGGCCACGTCGACCACGGCAAGACCTCGCTGCTCGACTACATCCGTCGTGCCAAGGTTGCTGCTGGCGAGGCCGGTGGTATCACCCAGCACATCGGTGCCTACCACGTCGAAACCGACCGTGGCATGGTCACCTTCCTCGACACCCCTGGCCACGCTGCGTTCACGCAAATGCGCGCCCGTGGTGCCAAGGCGACCGACATCGTCATCCTGGTGGTGGCGGCGGACGACGGTGTGATGCCACAGACCCGCGAAGCCGTACAGCATGCCAAGGCAGCTGGCGTACCGCTGGTCGTTGCAGTGAACAAGATCGACAAGCCAGGCGCAGACCTCGACCGCATCCGTAACGAGCTGTCCGTCGAAGGCGTGACCTCCGAGGAGTGGGGTGGTGATACCCCGTTCGTCAAGGTTTCGGCGAAGATGGGTACCGGCGTCGACGAGTTGCTCGAAGCTGTCCTGTTGCAGGCCGAGATTCTCGAACTCAAGGCTACCCCGACCGCCCCTGGTCGTGGTGTCGTGGTCGAGTCGCGTCTGGACAAGGGCCGTGGCCCGGTGGCGACCATCCTGGTTCAGGACGGCACCCTGCGTCAGGGCGACATGGTCCTGGTCGGCTCCAACTATGGCCGCGTGCGTGCCATGCTCGACGAGAACGGCAAGCCTGTGAAGGAAGCCGGCCCGTCGATCCCGGTCGAGATCCTCGGCCTGGATGGTACGCCGGATGCCGGCGAAGAGATGTCGGTGGTTGCCGACGAGAAGAAAGCGCGTGAAGTTGCGCTGTTCCGTCAAGGCAAGTTCCGTGAGGTCAAGCTGGCCCGTGCTCACGCCGGCAAGCTGGAAAACATCTTCGAGACCATGGGTCAGGAAGAGAAGAAAACCCTCAACATCGTCCTCAAGACCGACGTGCGCGGTTCCCTCGAGGCGCTGCAAGGTTCGCTCGGCGGCCTGGGCAACGACGAAGTTCAGGTTCGCGTCATCGGTGGCGGCGTCGGTGGTATCACCGAAAGCGACGCCAACCTGGCGCTGGCGTCCAACGCTGTACTGTTCGGCTTCAACGTGCGTGCCGATGCCGGCGCGCGCAAGATCGTCGAGCAGGAAGGTCTGGATATGCGTTACTACAACGTGATCTACGACATCATCGAAGACGTCAAGAAAGCCCTGACCGGCATGCTCGGCAGCGATGTTCGCGAGAACATCCTGGGTGTCGCCGAAGTCCGTGACGTGTTCCGTTCGCCGAAGTTCGGCGCCATCGCTGGCTGTATGGTCATCGAGGGTACCGTGTACCGCAACCGTCCGATCCGCGTTCTGCGCGACGACGTGGTGATCTTCGAAGGCGAGCTGGAGTCGCTGCGTCGCTTCAAGGACGATGCGTCCGAAGTACGCAACGGCATGGAGTGCGGTATTGGCGTCAAGAGCTACAACGACGTCAAGGTCGGCGACAAGATCGAAGTGTTCGAGAAAGTCCAGGTGGCTCGTACCCTGTAA
- the truB gene encoding tRNA pseudouridine(55) synthase TruB has translation MAQVKRIRRNVSGIILLDKPLGFTSNAALQKVRWLLNAEKAGHTGSLDPLATGVLPLCFGEATKFSQYLLDSDKGYETVMQMGQTTTTGDAEGEVLKTRDVTVGRADIEAVIPRFRGEIQQVPPMYSALKRDGQPLYKLARAGEVVEREARSVTIGRLDLLECEGTRARLSVGCSKGTYIRTLVEDMGEALGCGAYVAELRRTQAGPFELAQTVTLEELEQAHAEGGNEALDRFLMPSDSGLQDWPLVVLSEHSAFYWLHGQAVRAPDAPQFGMVRVQDHNARFIGIGEVSEDGRIAPRRLIRSE, from the coding sequence GTGGCCCAGGTCAAACGTATCCGCCGCAACGTCAGCGGCATCATCCTGCTCGACAAGCCGCTGGGGTTCACCTCCAACGCTGCCCTGCAGAAGGTCCGCTGGCTGCTCAACGCAGAGAAGGCCGGCCACACCGGCAGCCTCGACCCGCTGGCCACCGGCGTGCTGCCGCTGTGCTTCGGCGAGGCCACCAAGTTCTCGCAGTACCTGCTCGATTCCGACAAGGGCTACGAGACAGTGATGCAGATGGGCCAGACCACCACCACCGGGGACGCCGAAGGCGAAGTGCTGAAGACCCGCGACGTGACCGTTGGTCGCGCCGACATCGAAGCGGTCATCCCGCGTTTTCGCGGTGAAATCCAGCAGGTGCCGCCGATGTACTCGGCCCTCAAACGCGACGGCCAGCCGCTGTACAAACTGGCGCGCGCAGGAGAGGTAGTGGAGCGCGAGGCGCGTTCTGTTACTATTGGCCGGCTGGACCTGCTGGAGTGCGAAGGCACCCGGGCACGCCTGTCGGTTGGCTGCAGCAAGGGAACCTATATTCGCACCCTGGTGGAGGATATGGGCGAGGCGTTGGGCTGTGGTGCCTACGTCGCCGAGCTACGCCGCACCCAGGCCGGCCCCTTCGAGCTGGCCCAGACCGTCACGCTCGAAGAGCTGGAACAGGCTCACGCCGAAGGTGGCAACGAAGCGCTCGATCGCTTCCTGATGCCCTCGGACAGCGGCTTGCAGGACTGGCCATTGGTGGTATTGTCCGAGCACAGCGCGTTCTATTGGCTACATGGCCAGGCAGTACGTGCGCCGGACGCGCCGCAATTCGGCATGGTCCGCGTACAGGATCACAATGCCCGCTTCATCGGTATCGGTGAGGTGAGCGAAGACGGGCGCATTGCGCCGCGTCGACTGATTCGGTCGGAATGA
- the pnp gene encoding polyribonucleotide nucleotidyltransferase has translation MNPVIKQFQFGQSTVTLETGRIARQATGAVLVTVDNDVTVLVTVVGAKHADPSKGFFPLSVHYQEKTYAAGKIPGGFFKREGRPSEKETLTSRLIDRPIRPLFPEGFMNEVQVVCTVVSTSKKTDPDIAAMIGTSAALAISGIPFEGPIGAARVAFHESTGYLLNPTYEQQAASSLDMVVAGTESAVLMVESEAKELTEDQMLGAVLFAHDEFQAVIKAVKELAAEAAKPTWDWKPAVANTELFNAIRAEFGEAVSQGYTITVKADRYARLGELRDQAIAKFSGEEGQPSAGEVKDIFGEIEYRTVRENIVNGKPRIDGRDTKTVRPLNIEVGVLPKTHGSALFTRGETQALVVATLGTARDAQLLDTLEGEKKDPFMLHYNFPPFSVGECGRMGGAGRREIGHGRLARRSVQAMLPAADVFPYTIRVVSEITESNGSSSMASVCGASLALMDAGVPMKAPVAGIAMGLVKEGEKFAVLTDILGDEDHLGDMDFKVAGTAKGVTALQMDIKINGITEEIMEIALGQALEARLNILGQMNQIIGESRTELSANAPTMIAMKIDTDKIRDVIGKGGATIRAICEETKASIDIEDDGSIKIFGETKEAADAAKQRILGITAEAEIGKIYVGKVERIVDFGAFVNILPGKDGLVHISMLSDARVEKVTDVLKEGQEVEVLVLDVDNRGRIKLSIKDVAAAKASGV, from the coding sequence GTGAACCCGGTAATCAAGCAATTCCAGTTCGGTCAATCGACCGTTACCCTCGAAACGGGCCGTATTGCCCGTCAGGCCACCGGCGCCGTGCTGGTCACCGTCGACAACGATGTCACCGTACTGGTGACCGTGGTCGGTGCCAAGCATGCCGATCCGAGCAAGGGCTTCTTCCCGCTGTCCGTGCACTACCAGGAAAAGACCTACGCCGCTGGCAAGATCCCAGGTGGTTTCTTCAAGCGTGAAGGCCGCCCATCCGAAAAAGAAACCCTGACTTCGCGCCTGATCGACCGCCCGATCCGCCCGCTGTTCCCTGAAGGTTTCATGAACGAAGTGCAGGTTGTCTGCACCGTGGTTTCCACCAGCAAGAAGACCGATCCGGACATCGCTGCGATGATCGGTACCTCGGCTGCCCTGGCCATCTCGGGCATTCCGTTCGAAGGCCCGATCGGCGCCGCCCGCGTTGCCTTCCACGAAAGCACCGGCTACCTGCTGAACCCGACCTACGAGCAGCAGGCCGCCTCGAGCCTGGACATGGTCGTTGCCGGTACCGAGTCGGCCGTACTGATGGTTGAATCGGAAGCCAAAGAGCTGACCGAAGACCAGATGCTGGGCGCCGTACTGTTCGCCCACGACGAATTCCAGGCTGTGATCAAGGCTGTCAAAGAGCTGGCCGCCGAAGCCGCCAAGCCGACCTGGGACTGGAAACCTGCCGTTGCCAACACCGAGCTGTTCAACGCCATCCGCGCCGAGTTCGGCGAAGCGGTGTCGCAGGGCTACACCATCACCGTCAAGGCCGACCGCTACGCGCGCCTGGGCGAGCTGCGCGATCAGGCGATCGCCAAGTTCTCCGGTGAAGAAGGCCAGCCGTCGGCTGGCGAAGTGAAAGACATCTTCGGCGAGATCGAATACCGCACCGTTCGCGAAAACATCGTCAACGGCAAGCCACGTATCGACGGTCGCGACACCAAGACCGTGCGCCCGCTGAACATCGAAGTCGGCGTTCTGCCGAAGACCCACGGTTCGGCCCTGTTCACCCGTGGCGAAACCCAGGCCCTGGTCGTCGCGACCCTGGGTACCGCCCGTGACGCCCAGCTGCTGGACACCCTCGAAGGCGAGAAGAAAGACCCCTTCATGCTGCACTACAACTTCCCGCCGTTCTCGGTAGGTGAATGTGGTCGCATGGGCGGTGCTGGCCGTCGTGAAATCGGCCACGGCCGTCTGGCCCGTCGTTCGGTGCAGGCCATGCTGCCGGCCGCCGACGTGTTCCCGTACACCATCCGCGTGGTATCGGAAATCACCGAGTCGAACGGCTCCAGCTCCATGGCTTCGGTCTGCGGTGCCTCCCTGGCGCTGATGGACGCGGGCGTACCGATGAAGGCGCCGGTTGCCGGTATCGCCATGGGCCTGGTCAAGGAAGGCGAGAAGTTCGCCGTACTGACCGACATCCTGGGTGACGAAGACCACCTCGGCGACATGGACTTCAAGGTAGCCGGTACCGCCAAAGGCGTCACCGCGCTGCAGATGGACATCAAGATCAACGGCATCACCGAAGAGATCATGGAAATCGCCCTGGGCCAGGCCCTGGAAGCGCGCCTGAACATCCTCGGCCAGATGAACCAGATCATCGGCGAGTCGCGTACCGAACTGTCGGCCAACGCACCGACCATGATCGCGATGAAGATCGACACCGACAAGATCCGTGACGTCATCGGCAAAGGCGGCGCCACCATTCGCGCCATCTGCGAAGAGACCAAGGCTTCGATCGACATCGAAGACGACGGCTCGATCAAGATCTTCGGCGAAACCAAGGAAGCCGCGGACGCTGCCAAGCAGCGCATCCTGGGCATCACCGCCGAAGCCGAGATTGGCAAGATCTACGTCGGCAAGGTCGAGCGCATCGTCGACTTCGGTGCCTTCGTCAACATCCTGCCGGGCAAGGACGGCTTGGTGCACATCTCCATGCTGAGCGATGCTCGCGTCGAGAAGGTCACCGACGTGCTGAAAGAAGGCCAGGAAGTCGAAGTACTGGTACTGGACGTGGACAACCGCGGCCGTATCAAGCTGTCGATCAAGGACGTTGCCGCTGCCAAGGCATCGGGCGTCTAA
- the rbfA gene encoding 30S ribosome-binding factor RbfA, whose translation MAKEYSRTQRIGDQMQRELAELIRREVKDPRVGLVTITAVDVSRDLGHAKVFITVMGEETPDAVKQSLKALNSAASFLRLHLGRSMQLRSVPQLHFHFDESVSRGVHLSALIERAVAEDRQHQDADAPDTKE comes from the coding sequence ATGGCAAAAGAATACAGCCGTACCCAACGTATCGGTGATCAGATGCAGCGTGAGCTTGCAGAGCTGATCCGCCGTGAAGTCAAAGACCCGCGTGTCGGCCTGGTGACCATCACCGCCGTCGACGTCAGCCGTGACCTCGGCCATGCCAAGGTGTTCATCACCGTCATGGGCGAAGAAACCCCGGACGCCGTCAAGCAGTCGCTCAAGGCCTTGAACAGCGCCGCCAGCTTCCTGCGTCTGCACCTGGGGCGCTCGATGCAACTGCGCAGCGTGCCGCAGCTGCATTTCCACTTCGATGAAAGCGTGAGCCGCGGTGTGCATCTGTCGGCGCTGATCGAACGTGCGGTGGCCGAAGACCGCCAGCACCAGGATGCCGACGCGCCGGACACCAAGGAGTAA
- a CDS encoding putative quinol monooxygenase — MYCLFIKTRVKPGTADAFLAAINANAAASVATEPGCLVFDVSQDRENADVIYLYEIYQDDEAYEAHTRTAHFRDSRPLVEPLIEEQVCFESDVIARNPVN; from the coding sequence GTGTACTGCCTATTTATCAAGACGCGCGTGAAACCCGGCACCGCCGATGCCTTCCTGGCAGCCATCAATGCCAACGCCGCAGCGTCGGTCGCCACCGAGCCGGGTTGCCTGGTATTCGATGTCTCGCAGGATCGGGAGAATGCCGATGTCATCTACCTGTACGAGATCTACCAGGACGATGAGGCGTACGAGGCGCATACCCGGACCGCGCATTTTCGGGACAGCCGCCCCTTGGTGGAGCCGCTGATCGAAGAGCAGGTGTGTTTCGAGAGCGATGTGATCGCCCGGAACCCGGTGAACTGA